Genomic segment of Microbacterium sp. BH-3-3-3:
GAGCGTCGGTGTCGGGCTGATCCCGCGTGAGCTCATCGCCTAGCTCTCGTCTCGCGGGCGCGGAATCGCGGCAGAGAATCAATGGTCGGGACGCTCCCCCGCCCATTGCTGCGCGCCCAGGCGCTCCCCGTGGGACTGGGGTGTAGTTTCGGGCCGACACGCGGATCGGTCGGTATGGGCTGGCCTTTCGGTTGCCTCTGCCCAAGACGTTGGTTCCAGAGGGGCGTCTTGAACCTTCCGAATGGTCGGTCCTGTGCGGGCGGCGCAAGTGCGTGCGGCTTGATCCGCGCGACGCCTTTCACGGGACGTGGGAGGCTTGCGCAATGAGCGATGGCGGTGCCCTGACTTACCGCGGTCAGAGATGACTCGGTCAGCCGCCGGGAGTCTGGCCTGCTTCGCTACAGCCCTGGTCTCAACCAGTCGTTCTCCCAACAAGCCGTCTCGCCGGAGGGATCGACGTGACGGAGGGTGGGTTGTGATGAGATGCCTCCCGTGGACTGGCGACGTGGTCACGGCGCCTGATTCGGATGAGGACGGGATCTCCTCACGGTCGCGGGCTCACTGACCGCCTCCGTCATCGACCGGCACGGTGCCGGCCGAACGGTGCACACTAGGCCGGCGCGCGCCCCGCAGAACCACTCGGCGTCTCGTGTGGAGGTCACCGCTGCGTGGAGAGCCCGGCGTAGAGCTGACGGTGCACGGAAGGCCACACCGAGGTAGTCGCATCCGGGCGCGCGCCATTCCGGGCAACTGGGGCTCGGCCTGGCGAGAACGGGCCATCCCCGGGAGCCACCGCGCCGGTCGTGTGTGCCGGCTGATGCGATGTGCTGGGCGGTGGGCCGTGCGGGGACGCACGTCGTGCCGGGACCTCTTTCGTGCCGGACCTATGTCGTGCAGGGAGATGCACCGCGCGGCGAAGTGTGTTGTCGCAGCCGCGCCCAGGTGCGGTCGGGAGCACTCTCATGCGCACGGGCTGCCGCATCGGTGGCGGGACAGCGCACTGGGAAGGTGAGAGGACGCCGTACCCCTGCTCCCGTGGATGCTCCCCTGCATGGTCGAGAGGCGGTCGCGGCGTACTCCGGCTTCTGCGCGGCTCAGAGAGCGGCGTCGCCCGACACGCTGAGGCGCCCGCGCTTTGCTGCGCCGCGACCACCCAGCGATTCGAGCAGAGAGGAGAGCGCGCGAGTGGCTGTGCGGGTCGCGTCGCTGCGGCTCGGCCAGGTCATGCGTGAGGGTGGTGAGCCAGTGCCGTAGCTCTTCGGCTCGAGAACGTGAAAGCACAGAAGTGACGTCACTTCGGGAGTAGCGGTGCCCGAGATCCGGAGGCCAGATACCGGTGAGGCCGCTCATCTTGCCGACACCGATAGGTGTGTATCGAGCTCCCACGAGCACCGCAGGTGTCCAGTGCTGGGCTCCGTCGGATCCGAGGAACTCTTGGCCACTTGGTGGGGCGTCAGGTCCACGTCCACGGGTATAACGCCGAAGTCCGGGGCGTTGAATGACAGTCCATGTTTCACGTGAAACATCGCGCATGTCACCGGCCGATAGATCCGCCGCATTGCACCAGTAAGCGGCGCACAGGGAGCCCTGTCTCCCCGCGCCCGTCTACGACAGGGATCGCGTCGTGAAGCGCGTTGGCCATCGTCATGCTGGAGCGGGTCGGACTTCAGATGCTGTCTGAGCGTCGATCGGGGACCCACCGGGAACGCGGCTTGACCAGTGACCGCCGAGCTCGCGGGCGCTGCACGTGTCTGCTGCATCAGAATGCTCTGGGCGCGCTCCGTGCGAACCTGCTTCGTGCGCGTCGGGGATGACGCGAAGGACGGACCCCACTCCCCCGATGGTGGACGAGTATCCCAATTCGCTGCCTCCACAAGTGACCGGCGTCGACTCGCACATAACGGCAGGAGATCGTCGTGCAAGCTGTGATCGAGGCCGGAGTATGCGCTCACGTGGGGCGCTGGGCTGCTCAGAGAAGGCGCATCTGCGGACCACGATCGAAGCCGACCTGGACACCAGTGCCCCGAAGGGAGAGACGAGCCTCATGATGCACCGGTTTGGTTACCCCCAGATGCGTGCCGCAGTCGAGCCGACGGGCGGTAATGGCCCATTGAGGGCTCTCGCTCCGGCGGGCAGCGGGGCGCGATGATGGTCGACTGACTGGGGTGTCCTGAGATTGGGCAATGGTGCCAGATGGGAAGGTCTCCTTCCCGGCAGTCGAGGTCCGGATGGGAAGCGAACCGAGCGAATCATGCGCACGCGCCAGGCTGGGCGATGTTTCACGTGAAACACTGAGCGATCGAACGCGCGCAGGGCAGTCCTGGCTGGGCGATGCGCCAGGATGAACATCCTCGTTCGGAGCGAGTCGACGGGGACCTGGGTAGTCTCGAGCGCATTCCAGGCGCGGGGGATGCCGGCCCTATCGCCGCAATCTCGGGTTTGGATGGACGGGGTGGAATGTTTCACGTGAAACATTCCCGCATGCGTGCACGCGTGGAGCCACACCGCTGCCTGCCGCCATCGTTACGACACCGCGCTTCCGGCTGTGCGCCGCACTCCCCTCGGATCTGGCTGGAAGCCCTGTCGAGCCCGGTCAGGACGAGAGCACACGCCTTGGTTCACAGGTGGGTGGCCGCTCACTGACTAGTGGCCTGCCGATGACACCGAGCCACGCACCCACTTTCAGGCAACAGCGATGGCTGATGTTTCACGTGAAACACATCGGTCGCGTTCGCATATGCCACGCGCAACTCTCGGTCAGGCGCAGCCACGCAGTACAGAACGCAACCCAGCGTGAACCGGGGAGCTTGGATCCTGTTGCGAGACGAGAGCCGTCAGTGTCGGCGGATCGCATCGCCAGGTGCCTGCACCGTTAACCCTCCGCTCCCTGAAGCCAGTCGGGCAGACACCTCACATGTCGTGGGAGTCGTCCACTCAAAGCTGCCCGCAGCGAGTTGTGCGGGCAGCTCGCCTCTTCAGCCGCGACGTCCTGCCCCATGATCCCGCCACACAGGACACAGCAGGAAGGCTCGGGTCTCACCCGAGGACAGAGCGATGGACGCTCATCGTGATCGCGGCGCGAGAATAGCCGTCCGCGGAGAAAGGTGGACCGGCACAACCCCGTCGAGCTGTGTTGGTTGCACAAATGACGGTGCCACCCGGGTATCCGGGGATGGCGCGAGTAGACTGAGCAAGTTCGGCAACGGAGAGGTGTTTCACGTGAAACAGTCCGATGGGGCATCTGCGTCCTCTTCCTTCGAGGACTCCCCCATCGCTCGTGAGATCGCTGACCTTTCTGCGCGACGCCGTGCCCTTGATTCGCGCGAGGTCGAGCTGTCGGGACGCACCCGCGTCTTCACTGTCTCGAACCAGAAGGGCGGGGTGGGGAAGACGACCACCGCGGTGAACGTGGCTGCCGCTCTCGTGTCGATCGGGGCTCGCGTCCTCGTGATCGATCTCGATCCACAGGGCAACGCGTCGACCGCTTTGGGAGTCGCTCACAACGCTGAGACGCCAAGTGTGTATGACGTTCTCATCGACGACTTCCCGCTCGCCGACATCGTGCAGACGAGCCCGGAGTCACCGAATCTTCTGTGCGCACCGAGCACCATTCACCTCGCCGGCGCTGAGATCGAGCTTGTTTCGCAGGTTGCTCGGGAGCACCGACTGCGCGGAGCTCTCCGCGACTACCTCGCGATCGACGACAATCACCTCGACTTCGTCATCATCGACTGCCCGCCGTCCCTGGGCCT
This window contains:
- a CDS encoding ParA family protein translates to MFHVKQSDGASASSSFEDSPIAREIADLSARRRALDSREVELSGRTRVFTVSNQKGGVGKTTTAVNVAAALVSIGARVLVIDLDPQGNASTALGVAHNAETPSVYDVLIDDFPLADIVQTSPESPNLLCAPSTIHLAGAEIELVSQVAREHRLRGALRDYLAIDDNHLDFVIIDCPPSLGLLTINAFTAADEVMIPIQCEYYALEGLSQLLGSVQMIQKHLNPSLHVSTILLTMYDGRTRLAQQVAEEVRSHFTHEVLDTVIPRSVRVSEAPSFGQTVIAYDGQSAGAIAYREAAVEIVARDTTKKDS